In Pyrus communis chromosome 1, drPyrComm1.1, whole genome shotgun sequence, the following are encoded in one genomic region:
- the LOC137712072 gene encoding receptor-like protein kinase HSL1: MSKTPPPLRLSLLLFVLISLPLIVISQSTDQSILLKLKAQWGNPPSIRSWNPSSSPCDWPEVNCTNSAVTGLSLRNMNITKRIPATLCELLSLTELDLSWNYIPGGFPSFLYNCSNLKVLDLSQNYFVGPIPADIDRMSPSLKYLDLGGNNFSGDIPAAIGRLTELRTIRLYMNLFDGSVPREIGNLSNLEIFEMPYNGKLAAARIPTEFGNLKNLKNLWMTQTNLIGEIPESFSGLSSLEHLNLARNNLEGKIPAGLFLLKNLSELLLFYNKFSGEIPKVVEALSLSQIDLAMNNLSGSIPQDFGKLKNLTVLNLYSNRLTGGIPESLGLIPAMREFRVFKNMLNGSLPPELGLHSEVEAFEVSENQLSGSLPEHLCSRGVLQGAVVFSNNLTGGLPKGLGNCDSLRTLQVYNNHFSGEVPFGVWTGLSLSSLMLSDNSFSGQLPASKLAWNLSRLEISNNRFSGEIPVQVSSWERMVVFKASGNLFSGKIPVELTDLSQLNTLLLDGNQLSGDLPSQIMSWESLNTLNLSGNTLSGYIPAAIGSLPDLLYLDLSGNQFTGEIPAEFGSLRLTSLNLSSNKLSGKIPDVFDNLAFENSFLNNPNLCASTRILNLPSCYTNMSASHKLSSKVLAMILVLSIAVFVVTVLLTFFIARDYRRRKRCQDLSTWKLTSFQRLDLTQFSVLANLTDDNLIGSGGSGKVYQVSTNCPGEFVAVKRIWNTNKLDERLEKEFVAEVEILGTIRHSNIVKLLCCISSDNSKLLVYEYMANQSLDKWLHGKRRKLASGMGMARHVVLDWPTRLQIAIGAAQGLCYMHHDCSPPIIHRDVKSSNILLDSEFKARIADFGLAKILAKEGDHHTISAIAGSIGYMAPEYSYTMKINEKIDVYSFGVVLLELTTGREPYCGDEHTGLAEWAWRLYSEGKTITDALDEEITEPCYLEEMATVLKLGLICTSTLPSTRPSMKEVMHILRGYGPSEGFEVKKVGRDFDISPLLGAATYLASYKRSKKVDDSLVYSV; the protein is encoded by the exons ATGTCGAAAACACCACCTCCACTCCGACTTTCCCTTCTCCTCTTCGTCCTCATCTCCCTACCCTTGATCGTAATTTCACAATCCACAGACCAGTCAATCCTCCTCAAGCTCAAGGCACAGTGGGGCAATCCACCGTCCATCCGATCCTGGAACCCCTCATCCTCACCGTGTGACTGGCCGGAGGTCAACTGCACGAATAGCGCGGTCACGGGACTCTCCCTCCGCAATATGAACATAACGAAGAGAATCCCGGCGACCCTCTGCGAGCTCCTGAGCCTCACGGAGCTCGACCTCTCTTGGAATTACATTCCAGGCGGGTTCCCGAGCTTTCTCTACAACTGCTCGAATCTCAAAGTCCTTGACCTCTCGCAGAACTACTTTGTGGGCCCAATTCCGGCCGACATCGACCGCATGTCGCCTTCTCTAAAGTATTTGGACCTCGGAGGAAACAACTTCTCAGGAGACATTCCGGCGGCGATCGGACGGCTGACGGAGCTGAGGACAATCAGGCTTTATATGAACCTGTTCGACGGGAGTGTTCCGAGGGAGATTGGGAACTTATCGAATCTCGAAATATTCGAAATGCCTTATAACGGAAAACTGGCGGCGGCCAGAATCCCAACGGAGTTCGGGAATTTGAAGAATCTGAAAAACTTGTGGATGACGCAGACGAACTTGATCGGAGAGATCCCGGAGAGTTTTTCGGGTCTTTCGAGCCTCGAGCACTTGAATCTTGCGAGGAACAATCTGGAAGGGAAGATTCCAGCTGGGTTGTTTTTGTTGAAGAATTTGAGCGAGTTGCTTTTATTTTACAACAAATTTTCAGGGGAGATTCCAAAAGTCGTAGAGGCTTTGAGTTTGTCTCAGATTGATCTGGCTATGAACAATTTGAGCGGCTCTATCCCACAAGATTTTGGAAAGTTGAAGAATTTGACTGTTTTAAACCTGTATTCGAATCGATTAACCGGTGGGATTCCGGAGAGTTTAGGCCTAATTCCGGCGATGAGGGAATTTCGGGTTTTTAAGAACATGTTAAACGGGAGCTTGCCGCCGGAATTAGGCCTTCACTCGGAGGTCGAAGCGTTCGAGGTCTCCGAGAATCAGCTGAGCGGCTCTCTGCCGGAACATTTGTGCAGCAGAGGAGTTTTGCAAGGAGCTGTTGTGTTCTCTAACAATCTTACCGGAGGGTTGCCGAAAGGGCTTGGAAATTGTGACTCTTTGAGGACTCTGCAGGTCTACAACAACCATTTTTCGGGTGAGGTCCCCTTCGGAGTTTGGACCGGGCTCAGTCTGTCGAGTTTGATGCTGAGTGACAATTCGTTTTCGGGTCAGCTTCCCGCCAGCAAGTTGGCCTGGAATCTGTCCAGGCTGGAAATTAGCAACAACAGATTTTCCGGTGAGATTCCAGTTCAAGTTTCATCCTGGGAACGCATGGTTGTTTTTAAGGCGAGCGGGAATCTGTTTTCCGGGAAAATCCCAGTTGAACTGACTGATCTTTCTCAGCTGAACACTCTATTGCTTGATGGAAATCAACTTTCCGGTGACTTGCCATCTCAGATCATGTCATGGGAATCGCTGAATACTTTGAATCTCTCGGGAAACACGCTTTCGGGCTACATTCCTGCAGCGATTGGTTCTTTGCCGGACCTGCTTTACTTGGACTTGTCGGGGAACCAATTCACAGGCGAAATCCCAGCTGAGTTTGGCAGCTTGAGGCTCACTTCTCTCAACTTGTCTTCCAACAAGCTTTCCGGAAAAATCCCAGATGTGTTCGATAATCTTGCGTTTGAAAACAGTTTCTTGAACAATCCGAATCTATGCGCAAGCACACGAATTCTAAACCTTCCCAGTTGTTACACCAACATGAGTGCATCCCACAAGCTGTCCTCGAAAGTGCTTGCCATGATTTTAGTCCTTTCGATCGCTGTGTTTGTTGTTACTGTTTTACTTACCTTTTTCATCGCCAGAGACTACCGTAGGAGAAAGCGCTGTCAGGACTTGTCAACATGGAAGCTCACCTCATTCCAGAGATTGGATCTCACACAATTCAGCGTGCTGGCGAATTTGACCGATGACAATCTCATTGGAAGTGGGGGATCGGGGAAAGTTTATCAGGTTAGCACTAACTGCCCAGGTGAATTTGTCGCGGTGAAAAGGATTTGGAACACCAACAAATTGGATGAGAGGCTTGAGAAAGAATTCGTTGCTGAGGTTGAGATACTAGGAACAATACGCCATTCGAACATTGTTAAGTTGCTGTGCTGCATTTCAAGTGACAATTCGAAGCTTCTTGTGTACGAGTACATGGCGAATCAGAGCCTCGATAAGTGGCTACATGGGAAGAGGAGAAAGCTAGCATCAGGCATGGGCATGGCTCGTCATGTTGTTTTGGACTGGCCGACGAGGTTGCAGATTGCAATAGGGGCTGCACAAGGCTTGTGCTACATGCACCATGACTGCTCTCCGCCGATAATTCATAGAGATGTAAAGTCCAGCAATATATTGTTGGATTCTGAATTCAAGGCTCGGATAGCAGATTTTGGGTTGGCGAAGATCTTGGCCAAGGAGGGGGATCACCACACAATCTCCGCTATCGCAGGCTCCATTGGCTACATGGCACCAG AGTATTCTTATACAATGAAAATCAATGAAAAGATCGATGTCTACAGCTTCGGGGTAGTACTCCTAGAACTAACAACCGGGAGAGAACCCTACTGCGGAGATGAGCATACAGGCCTAGCAGAATGGGCGTGGCGGCTATACAGCGAGGGAAAGACCATAACCGATGCCCTCGATGAGGAGATAACAGAACCGTGTTACCTGGAAGAGATGGCTACCGTGCTAAAACTAGGACTCATTTGCACCAGCACACTGCCTTCAACTCGGCCTTCAATGAAGGAAGTTATGCACATTCTTCGCGGCTATGGTCCTTCGGAAGGTTTTGAAGTGAAAAAGGTGGGAAGAGACTTTGATATTTCTCCCCTCCTCGGCGCTGCCACCTACCTTGCTAGTTACAAACGAAGTAAGAAGGTGGACGATAGCTTAGTTTACAGTGTGTAA